The Lewinellaceae bacterium genome has a segment encoding these proteins:
- a CDS encoding LamB/YcsF family protein has product MKIDLNCDMGESFGHFRIGNDAEVMKYISSCNIACGYHGGDPLTIQHTIEFALQNGVKIGAHPAFYDMHGFGRREMFLTAAELSALIKYQVSAIKGMTEATGGKLHHVKPHGALYNMAARDESMAAIIVQAILSIDKTLVLYGPPESAMAKCAAKENLPYANEVFADRNYNDDLSLVSRQEKEALITDKQEMFEHINRMLSSGKVKTVTGNLKNVTADTVCIHGDQPEAAEVARALRTSLEHEGFEVG; this is encoded by the coding sequence ATGAAAATAGACTTAAACTGCGACATGGGGGAAAGTTTCGGTCACTTTCGGATTGGGAACGATGCGGAAGTCATGAAATATATCTCCTCCTGTAATATTGCCTGTGGATATCATGGAGGCGATCCCCTGACCATCCAGCATACCATTGAATTTGCACTACAAAATGGCGTTAAAATCGGGGCTCATCCGGCCTTTTATGATATGCATGGGTTTGGAAGACGGGAAATGTTCCTTACTGCTGCGGAACTTTCTGCTTTGATAAAATACCAGGTTTCGGCGATTAAAGGCATGACTGAGGCCACGGGAGGAAAACTGCATCATGTGAAACCCCATGGGGCCTTGTACAACATGGCCGCCCGGGACGAATCCATGGCTGCCATCATAGTGCAAGCCATCCTTTCCATCGACAAAACGCTTGTGCTTTACGGCCCCCCTGAATCTGCCATGGCAAAATGCGCTGCGAAAGAAAATCTACCCTATGCCAATGAGGTTTTTGCCGACCGGAATTACAATGATGACCTCTCCCTGGTGAGCCGGCAAGAAAAGGAGGCGCTGATCACAGATAAACAGGAGATGTTTGAACACATTAACCGGATGCTGTCTTCAGGAAAGGTAAAAACGGTAACCGGCAATTTAAAGAATGTTACGGCAGATACGGTTTGTATTCACGGAGATCAGCCAGAAGCGGCTGAAGTAGCCAGGGCGTTAAGGACAAGCCTTGAGCATGAAGGTTTTGAGGTAGGGTGA